A window of the Arachis duranensis cultivar V14167 chromosome 5, aradu.V14167.gnm2.J7QH, whole genome shotgun sequence genome harbors these coding sequences:
- the LOC107490905 gene encoding uncharacterized protein LOC107490905, which translates to MASQSSGASRFHSPAKELLCGHGERPILRTSSTKDNPGRRFWGCVQDGCDFFRWVDPEPGGAQQEVEIARTRRKITKLKTRLREVETKLWVVAALCIAGWG; encoded by the exons ATGGCTTCCCAGAGTTCAGGAGCTTCACGATTTCATTCACCTGCAAAGGAGTTGCTCTGCGGGCATGGTGAGAGGCCGATTTTGCGAACTTCATCCACGAAGGATAATCCGGGACGAAGATTTTGGGGTTGC GTTCAGGATGGCTGTGATTTCTTCCGGTGGGTAGATCCGGAACCTGGAGGTGCTCAGCAGGAGGTTGAAATTGCAAGAACTAGGAGGAagataacaaaattaaagacaagATTGAGGGAGGTGGAAACGAAGCTTTGGGTTGTTGCTGCTCTATGTATTGCTGGTTGG GGGTAG